One segment of Thermococcus sp. AM4 DNA contains the following:
- a CDS encoding phospholipase C: protein MKELKVALLVLVVLGGMGIVSAWPTNGPTLDDPMNVHQKLTYKAIQAVYRDNPALGKILMQYKDKLLYGAYDEDWRGGSIEFNGKTYTLQSQYHFLDPMDHAELVTVDLFGDRDSSGADMAQKLYEKAVQLWKEGKRDEAMLYLGRAVHILEDMSMLVAHTTPHLFEDLEQFKYIENAHDFVENEVSPTVADDILHDRVPLDLTPIKWWQIPEEKKRFIVGEDIYVADNENGHMSLANGVAWAYADLIAHNAWRYMLYSTGKDINLWSERGHLGSYFWTKELKKGDWSVLKLEFKGASSITIVFKDIDMQNAYFRTLGYVEIYDGNWNLIARYAQDPNPLVDTKVTVPGDTVYIYTHVDKDDWLDDDVDGWAIRNIELHTSFDPNSPSTFRTLDGRTYTKVQWAVYETMQYDIRAIAGLMEKFFEDVGVTG, encoded by the coding sequence ATGAAGGAGTTGAAAGTTGCTTTACTTGTACTAGTAGTTCTGGGTGGGATGGGAATAGTCTCTGCCTGGCCCACGAACGGCCCGACCCTCGACGATCCCATGAACGTCCACCAGAAGCTGACCTACAAGGCGATACAGGCCGTTTACAGGGACAACCCGGCCCTAGGGAAGATCCTCATGCAGTACAAGGATAAGCTCCTCTACGGCGCGTACGACGAGGACTGGCGCGGCGGGAGCATAGAGTTCAACGGAAAGACCTACACGCTCCAGAGCCAGTACCACTTCCTCGACCCGATGGACCACGCGGAGCTCGTGACCGTTGACCTCTTCGGCGACCGCGACAGTTCCGGAGCGGATATGGCCCAGAAGCTCTACGAGAAGGCGGTTCAGCTCTGGAAGGAGGGCAAGAGGGACGAGGCGATGCTATACCTCGGCAGGGCGGTTCACATCCTTGAGGACATGAGCATGCTGGTTGCCCACACCACTCCCCACCTCTTCGAGGATCTCGAACAGTTCAAATACATAGAGAACGCCCACGACTTCGTCGAGAACGAGGTTTCGCCGACGGTGGCCGATGACATACTCCACGACCGCGTCCCCCTCGACCTCACGCCGATAAAGTGGTGGCAGATCCCTGAGGAGAAGAAGAGGTTCATCGTTGGTGAGGACATCTACGTGGCCGACAACGAGAACGGCCACATGAGCCTTGCCAACGGTGTTGCCTGGGCCTACGCCGATCTGATAGCCCACAACGCCTGGCGCTACATGCTCTACTCTACCGGGAAGGACATCAACCTCTGGAGCGAGCGCGGCCACCTGGGGAGCTACTTCTGGACCAAGGAACTCAAGAAAGGTGACTGGAGCGTCCTCAAGCTCGAGTTCAAGGGGGCGAGCTCGATAACCATAGTCTTCAAGGACATCGATATGCAGAACGCCTACTTCAGGACCCTCGGCTACGTCGAGATCTACGACGGGAACTGGAACCTCATAGCCAGGTACGCCCAGGACCCGAACCCGCTCGTCGACACGAAGGTTACCGTCCCGGGGGACACCGTCTACATCTACACCCACGTTGACAAGGACGACTGGCTTGATGACGACGTCGATGGATGGGCCATTAGGAACATCGAACTCCACACCAGCTTCGATCCCAACTCGCCGAGCACCTTCAGGACCCTCGACGGCAGAACCTACACCAAGGTTCAGTGGGCGGTCTACGAGACCATGCAGTACGACATAAGGGCCATCGCTGGGCTCATGGAGAAGTTCTTCGAGGACGTCGGCGTCACCGGCTGA
- a CDS encoding HAD family hydrolase, which translates to MIVAFDFDGTLIDSYSCIEEAFRRTLEKRYRWLPGKGLWAKLLTRIEHQFERPSLGGHKKTHRPPFFLRTKFFETWFIERAKLSKPLDDAPELLKRLKEEGHTVISFSAEDFIDGMKVKRLKMAGLYDLFDDVIVFGRTMTLDEAFKLVREKYGNETFIWVDDKPWRFIGRGDENTEFVWYYFPFTAKFVEKNREKLALIPHLHVIRDLWSVLDVIERVKQDRGAK; encoded by the coding sequence ATGATAGTTGCCTTTGACTTCGACGGAACGCTCATCGACAGCTACTCGTGCATAGAGGAAGCCTTTAGACGGACACTTGAGAAACGCTACCGCTGGCTTCCGGGGAAGGGGCTTTGGGCGAAGTTGCTGACCAGAATCGAGCACCAGTTCGAGAGGCCGAGCCTCGGCGGTCATAAAAAGACCCACAGGCCGCCTTTCTTCCTGAGGACGAAGTTCTTTGAAACCTGGTTCATCGAGAGGGCGAAGCTAAGCAAGCCACTGGACGACGCCCCGGAGCTTTTGAAAAGGCTCAAGGAGGAAGGCCATACGGTTATTTCCTTCTCGGCCGAGGACTTCATAGACGGCATGAAGGTCAAACGGCTGAAAATGGCCGGCCTCTACGACCTCTTCGACGACGTCATCGTTTTCGGCAGAACCATGACTCTCGACGAGGCTTTTAAGCTCGTCCGCGAAAAGTACGGGAACGAGACCTTCATCTGGGTGGACGACAAGCCTTGGCGCTTCATCGGAAGGGGCGACGAGAACACGGAGTTCGTTTGGTACTACTTCCCGTTTACGGCAAAATTCGTTGAGAAGAACCGCGAGAAGCTCGCCCTAATCCCGCACCTCCACGTCATCAGGGATCTGTGGAGCGTCCTCGACGTAATTGAGAGGGTGAAACAGGACAGGGGGGCGAAGTGA
- a CDS encoding iron ABC transporter permease, whose amino-acid sequence MLSRRFWLVVLLPALAFLLLFFYYPIALILKDGLSISAISSVLSNPYYRHVIAFTILQAIGSTLLTLLIGLPGAYLFAKYDFPGKRTLKAVLTVPFVMPSIMVALGFILLFGREGFFTSLLGRNPGILYSWKAILLAHAFYNFPVVVRMVSSLWERINPHYEEAAMSLGARGFRLFRTVTLPMLSPAIIASALLTFIFSFLSFSIPLILGGYRYSTIEVAIFTSIITLLDFRTGAALAVIQMTLSFTFMYLYLKSLDRYSKAEEQRILREPKRLKLKDMVSLKGLGIALYSIIVFVFILSPLLAVVYDSVTWNGKFTLEFYRRLFDSSYNPIFGSDSLHAIAWTFAFGFATVLLATLIALAIAYSSLRWDLPGKTLVDVLATLPLGSSAIIIGLGYIKAFHRPPLLLLGSPYLIVAAHTVIAYPFALRAVSSSLRKVKASLREAAMSLGATDFKAFLKVELPLAFGGVLVGAVFSFAMSIAELGATYMIYQPEYTTITIAIYRYLGSRQFGSASAMAVILMLVSLAGFLLIERTGEEVW is encoded by the coding sequence ATGCTCTCCCGGCGCTTCTGGCTGGTTGTGCTGCTTCCCGCACTTGCCTTTCTGCTGCTCTTCTTCTACTACCCCATAGCACTGATCCTGAAGGACGGGCTCTCGATATCGGCCATCTCCTCCGTGCTCTCAAACCCCTACTACCGGCACGTCATCGCCTTCACGATACTCCAGGCCATCGGCTCGACGCTCCTGACCCTGCTCATCGGCCTCCCCGGGGCGTACCTCTTCGCCAAGTATGACTTCCCGGGAAAGAGGACGCTGAAGGCCGTTCTGACGGTTCCCTTCGTGATGCCCAGCATAATGGTGGCTTTGGGCTTCATACTCCTCTTCGGCAGGGAGGGCTTCTTCACTTCCCTCCTCGGGAGGAACCCGGGGATACTCTACTCGTGGAAGGCCATTCTCCTGGCCCACGCGTTCTACAACTTCCCCGTCGTGGTTCGGATGGTGTCGTCGCTGTGGGAGAGGATAAACCCCCACTACGAGGAAGCGGCGATGAGCCTCGGCGCGAGGGGTTTCAGGCTCTTTCGAACGGTCACCCTGCCGATGCTCTCTCCAGCCATTATAGCCTCGGCCCTGCTCACCTTCATCTTCTCCTTCCTGAGCTTTTCAATTCCACTCATCCTCGGCGGTTACAGGTACAGCACGATAGAGGTCGCGATATTCACGTCGATAATAACACTCCTCGACTTCAGAACTGGAGCGGCCCTCGCCGTCATCCAGATGACCCTGAGCTTCACCTTCATGTACCTCTACCTCAAGAGCCTCGACAGGTACTCAAAGGCCGAGGAGCAGAGGATCCTCCGCGAGCCGAAGAGGCTGAAACTCAAGGACATGGTGAGCCTCAAAGGCCTCGGAATAGCCCTGTATTCCATCATCGTCTTCGTCTTCATACTCTCCCCACTCCTCGCGGTCGTCTACGATTCCGTCACCTGGAACGGGAAGTTCACCCTTGAGTTCTACCGCCGGCTCTTCGACAGCTCGTACAACCCCATATTCGGCTCGGACAGTTTACACGCGATAGCGTGGACCTTCGCCTTCGGCTTCGCGACGGTTCTGCTGGCGACGCTCATAGCGCTCGCGATAGCGTACTCCTCCCTCCGCTGGGATCTACCGGGAAAGACGCTCGTGGACGTTCTGGCAACGCTACCATTGGGCTCTTCGGCGATAATAATCGGCCTCGGCTACATCAAGGCCTTCCACCGGCCGCCTTTGCTCCTCCTCGGAAGTCCGTACCTAATCGTGGCCGCCCACACGGTTATCGCCTATCCCTTCGCCCTGAGGGCGGTTTCCTCTTCCCTAAGGAAGGTGAAGGCCAGCCTCCGCGAGGCTGCTATGAGCCTTGGAGCAACGGACTTCAAGGCCTTCCTCAAGGTTGAGCTACCTCTGGCCTTCGGCGGTGTTCTCGTCGGGGCGGTTTTTTCCTTTGCGATGAGCATAGCGGAGCTCGGAGCAACTTACATGATCTACCAGCCAGAGTACACCACGATAACCATAGCCATCTACCGCTACCTCGGTTCGAGACAGTTCGGCTCGGCCTCGGCGATGGCGGTTATCCTAATGCTCGTCAGCCTGGCCGGGTTTCTCCTGATAGAGAGAACGGGTGAGGAGGTATGGTGA
- a CDS encoding ABC transporter ATP-binding protein, translating to MVRLLLKNVRLSREGFELHIPELEVKEGEFFTLLGPSGCGKTTTLRIIAGFEKAEGRVYFGDEDVTDKPPYERNIGIVFQDYALFPHMTVFDNVAFGLRMMGFPEEDVRREVKEVLSLVGLEGFENRYPEQLSGGQQQRVALARALVIRPKLLLLDEPLSNLDAKIRERLRGVVKRIQRELGITTIYVTHDQEEAMAISDRIAVMRNGRIVQIGEPLELYYRPKDEFVATFLGIGNLLELESRNGRACIGELCFETGVEGRVKVFFRPESVLITEGETAEVMDYELLPGRMRLFLSVSGERITAERFINELPFDPREVPKKVGIKIKNYAILSP from the coding sequence ATGGTGAGGCTTCTCCTGAAGAACGTGAGGCTGTCGAGGGAGGGCTTTGAGCTCCACATTCCAGAGCTCGAGGTGAAGGAAGGCGAGTTCTTCACGCTCCTCGGGCCGAGCGGCTGCGGAAAGACGACCACGCTGAGGATCATAGCGGGCTTTGAAAAGGCCGAAGGAAGGGTTTACTTTGGCGATGAAGACGTAACGGATAAGCCCCCCTACGAGAGGAACATCGGGATAGTCTTTCAGGACTACGCCCTCTTCCCGCACATGACCGTTTTTGACAACGTGGCCTTTGGCTTGAGGATGATGGGTTTTCCTGAGGAAGATGTCAGGAGGGAGGTTAAGGAGGTTCTCTCCCTCGTTGGCCTCGAAGGCTTCGAGAACCGCTATCCAGAGCAGCTCAGCGGCGGCCAGCAGCAGAGGGTGGCTTTAGCGAGGGCCCTCGTCATAAGGCCGAAGTTGCTCCTCCTCGACGAGCCGCTGAGCAACCTCGACGCCAAGATAAGGGAGAGGCTCAGGGGGGTGGTCAAAAGGATCCAGCGCGAGCTCGGCATAACGACGATCTACGTTACCCACGACCAGGAGGAGGCGATGGCGATAAGCGACAGGATAGCGGTGATGCGGAACGGGAGGATAGTCCAGATCGGCGAACCGCTGGAGCTCTATTACAGGCCGAAGGACGAGTTCGTCGCGACTTTCCTCGGCATCGGGAACCTCTTGGAGCTGGAATCAAGGAACGGGCGTGCTTGCATAGGTGAGCTCTGCTTCGAAACGGGGGTTGAGGGGAGGGTCAAGGTCTTCTTCCGGCCGGAGAGCGTTCTCATCACCGAAGGAGAAACCGCTGAGGTAATGGACTACGAGCTCCTGCCCGGGAGGATGAGGCTGTTCCTCAGCGTCTCCGGGGAAAGGATAACGGCGGAGAGGTTCATCAACGAGCTCCCCTTCGATCCGAGAGAAGTTCCAAAAAAAGTTGGGATTAAGATAAAAAACTACGCTATCCTCTCTCCTTGA
- a CDS encoding thiamine ABC transporter substrate binding subunit — protein sequence MRGKTLAGIILVAVLVFGLGCIGSKNEEKPKETLTVYAYDSFQSVAKVTIPKFEKEYNVKVNLVTLGDAGKVLNRLILEKDHPRADVVIGIDNSLAAKAIKAGVLEVYKPKNIDLVPEELVKGLDPTYHLIPYDYGAIAIVYKKDEVKNPPRTFEDLLKPEWRKSLIVEDPRTSSTGMAFLLWTIAAYGDPGWLYYWEKLKPQIYQITEGWDAGWEMWDKGEAPLFVSYATDPAYSAYYSNGTEPNIGAILLNGTAYVQIEGVGIVKGTKHRELAEKFIEFMLTNQFQNEIPLHNWMFPASKNATLPDVFKYAVKPEKILNPSPEEIKANHDRWVREWVELMIQGKSPEEIIKERG from the coding sequence ATGAGGGGCAAAACGCTGGCTGGAATAATCCTCGTGGCCGTGCTCGTGTTCGGCCTCGGATGCATAGGCTCGAAAAACGAGGAGAAGCCAAAGGAAACCCTGACGGTTTACGCCTACGACAGCTTTCAGAGCGTTGCCAAGGTCACGATACCGAAGTTCGAGAAGGAGTACAACGTCAAGGTGAACCTCGTAACCCTTGGCGACGCTGGGAAAGTCCTCAACAGGCTGATCCTTGAGAAGGACCACCCGAGGGCAGATGTGGTTATAGGAATAGACAACAGCCTCGCGGCTAAGGCCATAAAGGCGGGGGTCCTTGAGGTCTACAAGCCGAAGAACATCGACCTCGTTCCGGAAGAGCTCGTTAAGGGCCTCGATCCGACGTACCACCTGATTCCCTACGACTACGGGGCGATAGCGATAGTCTACAAGAAGGATGAAGTCAAGAACCCGCCGAGGACCTTTGAAGATCTCCTCAAGCCCGAGTGGAGGAAGAGCCTTATCGTTGAGGATCCGAGGACGAGTTCAACGGGTATGGCGTTTCTCCTCTGGACGATAGCAGCTTACGGCGATCCCGGCTGGCTCTACTACTGGGAGAAGCTCAAGCCCCAGATCTACCAGATAACCGAGGGCTGGGACGCCGGCTGGGAGATGTGGGACAAAGGTGAAGCTCCTCTCTTCGTGAGCTACGCCACCGATCCGGCTTACAGCGCCTACTACAGCAACGGCACCGAGCCGAACATAGGCGCCATACTCCTCAACGGAACGGCCTACGTCCAGATCGAGGGCGTTGGCATAGTTAAGGGAACCAAGCACAGGGAGCTGGCCGAGAAGTTCATCGAGTTCATGCTCACCAACCAGTTCCAGAACGAGATACCCCTCCACAACTGGATGTTCCCGGCCAGCAAAAACGCCACCCTGCCGGACGTTTTCAAGTACGCCGTAAAGCCGGAGAAGATCCTCAACCCCAGCCCCGAGGAGATAAAGGCCAACCACGACCGCTGGGTCAGGGAGTGGGTCGAGCTCATGATCCAGGGCAAGTCCCCCGAGGAGATCATCAAGGAGAGAGGATAG
- a CDS encoding sodium-dependent transporter SNF family produces MEQRDQWATKIGLILAMAGNAVGLGNFVRFPTQVAQNGGGAFMVPYFIALFFLGIPVMWIEWVAGRYGGKYGHGTLGPTYYLMARESVKPRSALWWGVISGMLAFSLTILLNSYYLHLIGWSAAYSWFSITGAYFGKNTGDFFVQYLSNHTEVFLFWGITVILLAIAVGQGVSKGIERWVKVMMPLLYIFAIIMVGYVFVLGSPVDPNWSTIDGFKFIWSPNWAYLKEHFAAVMLAATGQIFFTLSLGMGIIQNYASYLGPKDDVALSGIATVSLNEFAEVVLGGSIAIPLATAYFTKIVSPDLVAKAFKDAPSFLIQMGVPQNIATSGDKSAIANYLSQHWGEIMQYLTQHKDIGLKAIGNTFGLGFSYTSLPNAFVSMGDAGRIFGALWFLLLWFAGFTSAIAMYNYVVALLEEDLGIKRNVGTWITFIIYLIAGLPVIYISGYMDQVDAWVSFQLTLLALFDIIVAVYLFKPDNFWKELHEGAWMKVPEWYKPIILYIAPLLLMIPLLGMVKSLIGTTLEWPARIAIILMWILGFVESYYSIKKKYGEELEKNEVIIKV; encoded by the coding sequence ATGGAACAGAGGGATCAATGGGCAACAAAGATCGGTTTGATTTTGGCCATGGCTGGAAACGCGGTTGGCCTTGGTAACTTCGTCAGGTTCCCAACCCAGGTCGCCCAGAACGGTGGCGGCGCCTTCATGGTGCCGTATTTCATAGCACTGTTCTTCCTCGGTATCCCAGTGATGTGGATTGAGTGGGTGGCAGGTCGCTACGGTGGCAAATATGGCCACGGTACCCTCGGTCCAACATACTACCTCATGGCAAGGGAGAGCGTCAAGCCGAGAAGCGCCCTCTGGTGGGGTGTCATCAGCGGTATGCTGGCCTTTTCGCTGACCATACTCCTCAACAGCTACTACCTGCACCTCATAGGCTGGTCGGCGGCATATTCATGGTTCAGCATAACCGGGGCGTACTTCGGCAAGAACACCGGTGATTTCTTCGTCCAGTACCTCAGCAATCACACGGAGGTGTTCCTGTTCTGGGGCATCACCGTTATACTGCTGGCGATAGCGGTCGGTCAGGGTGTCAGCAAGGGTATCGAGAGATGGGTCAAGGTAATGATGCCGTTGCTCTACATATTCGCAATCATAATGGTCGGCTACGTCTTTGTACTCGGCTCCCCGGTTGACCCCAACTGGAGCACCATAGACGGCTTCAAGTTCATCTGGAGCCCGAACTGGGCTTACCTCAAGGAGCACTTCGCGGCGGTCATGCTCGCGGCAACGGGACAGATATTCTTCACCCTCTCGCTAGGTATGGGTATCATCCAGAACTACGCCAGCTACCTCGGCCCCAAGGATGACGTTGCTCTCTCAGGTATAGCAACTGTTTCACTCAACGAGTTCGCAGAGGTTGTCCTCGGCGGTTCAATAGCCATACCGCTCGCAACGGCTTACTTCACCAAGATAGTCTCCCCAGACCTCGTCGCCAAGGCCTTTAAAGACGCCCCGAGCTTCCTCATACAGATGGGAGTTCCCCAGAACATAGCAACCTCGGGAGACAAGAGCGCAATTGCAAACTACCTCAGCCAGCACTGGGGAGAGATCATGCAGTACCTCACCCAGCACAAGGACATCGGCCTGAAGGCCATTGGAAACACCTTCGGACTCGGCTTCTCGTACACGAGCCTACCGAACGCGTTCGTCAGCATGGGCGATGCAGGAAGGATCTTCGGTGCACTGTGGTTCCTCCTGCTCTGGTTCGCGGGCTTCACCTCTGCAATAGCCATGTACAACTACGTCGTGGCTCTCCTCGAAGAGGACCTCGGCATAAAGAGGAACGTCGGAACATGGATCACCTTCATAATATACCTCATCGCAGGACTGCCGGTCATCTACATCAGCGGCTACATGGACCAGGTTGACGCATGGGTGAGCTTCCAGCTGACCCTGCTGGCGCTCTTCGACATCATCGTCGCGGTGTACCTCTTCAAGCCCGACAACTTCTGGAAGGAGCTCCACGAGGGGGCATGGATGAAGGTCCCAGAGTGGTACAAGCCAATAATCCTCTACATCGCGCCGCTGCTCCTCATGATACCGCTCCTCGGAATGGTCAAGAGCCTCATAGGAACGACCCTTGAGTGGCCTGCCAGGATTGCAATAATCCTCATGTGGATCCTCGGATTCGTCGAGAGCTACTACTCCATCAAGAAGAAGTACGGCGAGGAGCTCGAGAAGAACGAGGTAATCATAAAGGTCTGA
- a CDS encoding 1,4-alpha-glucan branching protein, translated as MKGYLTFVLHTHIPYVRKHGKWPFGEEWLYEAMSESYLPLLMEFERLRDSGVRFQLVVNITPVLMEQLADDYIKAEFEKYLLRKIERTREDLESGKYPEKPVKEVLRHFERVYSYWKAINGDIIGKFRELQGEGYLEIITSPATHAYLPLLWREESIRSQIANGVATYEKHFGKRPRGMWVSECAYRPGGEWPLPGGRTVERKGIEKFLEEFGIEYFFVESNLVDNGPVGDSYGAPVPTGSLATLRPYWVKGSNVAVFARNRETGHQVWSAHYGYPGDFYYREFHRKAERSGNQYWRVTGKDVDLGEKDFYDPEKALERVEEHARHFVSLVEDLLARFEKETGEKGIIVAPYDTELFGHWWYEGVKWLGRVLELLAERGIKTTTLSAFLSNYSEERLEVELPEGSWGANADHSTWWNPETEWTWEEIYRAEERMVALASRFYGKDKLGDRAMEQLARELLILEASDWQFLITTGQAKAYAGRRVLLHSRDFHRLANEVVRYFRTGEMDVSLLEELEERDNPFRPVIVAHYVSDNPPELEEFVEPLEVPPEEESTSGTPDENEVSAEERAEGTESGNSTRGKAVETPDVKERVERFYASSLAFVKRRKPKVPLAKRLDTRLTKRVERVEKSGKPKAEEKRPRLKRLIDVKGIGPKTLARLNRAGIKTPDDLLRADLEELAKKSRISIKRLRRFVEQL; from the coding sequence ATGAAAGGCTATCTGACCTTCGTCCTTCACACTCACATCCCCTACGTCAGGAAGCACGGCAAGTGGCCCTTCGGCGAGGAGTGGCTCTACGAGGCGATGAGCGAGAGCTATCTCCCCTTGCTCATGGAGTTCGAGCGGTTGAGGGACTCGGGCGTTCGCTTCCAGCTCGTCGTGAACATAACGCCCGTCCTGATGGAACAGCTGGCCGACGACTACATCAAGGCCGAGTTCGAGAAGTACCTCCTCAGAAAAATCGAGAGAACCAGGGAGGACCTCGAATCTGGCAAGTACCCCGAGAAGCCCGTTAAAGAAGTCCTCCGCCACTTCGAGCGCGTTTACTCCTACTGGAAGGCCATAAACGGCGATATAATTGGTAAGTTCCGGGAACTTCAGGGAGAGGGCTACCTTGAAATCATAACCTCTCCCGCGACACACGCCTACCTGCCCCTCCTCTGGAGGGAGGAGTCGATACGCTCCCAGATAGCCAACGGAGTGGCGACCTACGAGAAGCACTTCGGGAAGAGGCCAAGGGGAATGTGGGTTTCCGAGTGCGCCTACAGGCCGGGTGGAGAATGGCCTCTCCCCGGAGGAAGAACCGTCGAGAGGAAGGGTATAGAGAAGTTCCTCGAGGAGTTTGGAATCGAATACTTCTTCGTCGAGAGCAACCTCGTTGATAACGGACCGGTGGGCGACTCCTATGGCGCCCCGGTTCCTACTGGTTCTCTCGCGACGCTCAGGCCCTACTGGGTCAAGGGGTCAAACGTTGCGGTCTTCGCGAGGAACCGCGAGACGGGCCATCAGGTCTGGAGCGCCCACTACGGCTACCCCGGCGACTTCTATTACCGGGAGTTCCACAGGAAGGCCGAGCGGAGCGGCAACCAGTACTGGCGCGTAACCGGTAAGGACGTTGATCTGGGCGAGAAGGACTTCTACGACCCCGAGAAGGCCCTTGAGCGGGTTGAAGAGCACGCGAGACACTTCGTTTCCCTCGTCGAGGACCTGCTCGCGAGGTTCGAGAAGGAGACAGGTGAGAAGGGGATAATCGTTGCCCCCTACGACACCGAGCTCTTTGGCCACTGGTGGTACGAGGGAGTTAAGTGGCTTGGCAGGGTTCTTGAGCTTCTTGCCGAGAGGGGAATCAAAACGACGACGCTTTCGGCCTTCCTCTCGAACTACTCCGAGGAGAGGCTTGAGGTTGAACTTCCCGAAGGCTCGTGGGGTGCCAACGCGGATCACTCGACGTGGTGGAATCCGGAAACGGAGTGGACGTGGGAGGAAATCTACCGTGCGGAGGAGCGTATGGTCGCGCTGGCGAGCCGCTTTTACGGTAAGGATAAGCTCGGAGACAGGGCGATGGAACAGCTCGCGAGGGAGCTTCTAATCCTTGAGGCGAGCGACTGGCAGTTCCTCATAACGACGGGCCAGGCGAAGGCCTACGCCGGGAGGCGCGTTCTGCTCCACAGCAGGGACTTCCACAGGCTCGCCAACGAGGTCGTCAGGTACTTCAGGACCGGCGAGATGGACGTTTCACTCCTCGAGGAGCTTGAGGAGCGCGACAACCCCTTCAGGCCGGTGATAGTTGCCCACTACGTCAGCGACAATCCACCTGAGCTTGAAGAGTTCGTCGAACCGCTGGAGGTTCCGCCTGAGGAGGAATCTACCTCAGGGACTCCAGATGAGAACGAAGTTTCCGCAGAGGAACGTGCTGAAGGGACAGAGAGCGGGAACAGCACCCGAGGAAAAGCCGTTGAAACTCCAGATGTCAAAGAACGGGTGGAGAGATTTTACGCGAGTTCGCTCGCCTTCGTGAAGAGGAGAAAGCCGAAGGTTCCCCTCGCGAAGAGGCTCGACACGAGGCTCACCAAAAGGGTCGAGAGGGTTGAAAAGTCCGGAAAGCCTAAGGCCGAGGAGAAACGCCCGCGCTTGAAGCGCCTCATAGACGTTAAGGGCATAGGACCAAAAACCCTTGCTAGGCTTAACAGGGCTGGGATAAAGACGCCGGATGATCTCCTCCGTGCGGACCTTGAGGAGCTCGCGAAGAAGAGCAGGATTTCAATAAAAAGGTTGAGAAGGTTCGTGGAGCAGCTCTAG